The Cupriavidus sp. EM10 genome includes a region encoding these proteins:
- a CDS encoding VWA domain-containing protein, with protein MSDGLQALAPFHFLRPAWLLVLIAAAWLPWAVRRQGDVRRRWRGTIAPHLLDALVVPEGRHRPVRPVHMTALALALGAIALAGPSWEREQPPFLSDKAPLAMAVDLTPDMNAIDITPTRLERAKLKIKALLAHRDGGRTALYAYAGSTHLVLPLTDDASLLQTFVDALQTAIMPVPGKDTARAVQTIGAALSKEPVPGTILLLTDGVEPAAMAALQQRDKRTQIVVLVIGTAAGGPLKAGDGAAPGLDAAALHGLRDTGVPVATLTTDSDDDVAWVQRHVQSHVEQASAQDTLRWHDAGWPLTIPIAVLVLLWFRKGWTIRWVAMLAVAVLMAGPQADVLAQASPPARGWHFVDLWLTHDQQGRRAFAHGDYAAAAALFDDPMWRGVAYFRAEKFDDAARAFEQIGTPDAQYNLGNVLARQNKYAEAAARYRLVLQQRPGWQPAQHNLTMMLQAIERQKQAEKHDKGDEEPPDLKPDKIELDASKPPPPPGGDKMQQGLVQQNADMWMRGIQTSPTTLLARKFALQSQARP; from the coding sequence ATGAGCGATGGCCTCCAGGCGCTGGCCCCATTCCATTTCCTGCGGCCTGCGTGGCTGCTGGTGCTGATTGCTGCCGCGTGGCTGCCATGGGCCGTGCGCCGGCAGGGCGATGTGCGGCGCCGATGGCGCGGGACCATCGCGCCGCACCTGCTAGATGCGCTGGTGGTGCCCGAGGGCCGCCATCGGCCGGTGCGCCCCGTGCACATGACGGCGCTGGCCCTGGCGCTGGGCGCGATTGCGCTGGCCGGCCCGAGCTGGGAACGCGAGCAGCCGCCGTTCCTGTCCGACAAGGCGCCGCTGGCCATGGCCGTGGACCTGACGCCGGACATGAACGCCATCGACATCACCCCTACACGGCTGGAGCGCGCCAAGCTCAAGATCAAGGCGCTGCTGGCCCATCGCGACGGCGGCCGCACGGCGCTCTATGCCTACGCGGGATCCACCCATCTGGTGCTGCCCCTGACCGACGACGCGTCGCTGCTGCAGACCTTTGTCGATGCGCTGCAGACCGCCATCATGCCCGTGCCGGGCAAGGATACGGCGCGGGCCGTCCAGACCATCGGCGCGGCGTTGTCGAAGGAGCCCGTGCCCGGCACGATCCTGTTGCTGACCGATGGCGTCGAGCCGGCCGCGATGGCGGCCCTGCAGCAGCGCGACAAGCGCACCCAGATCGTCGTCCTGGTGATCGGCACGGCGGCCGGCGGGCCATTGAAGGCTGGCGATGGCGCGGCGCCGGGCCTCGACGCGGCAGCCTTGCACGGGCTGCGCGATACCGGTGTGCCGGTGGCCACCCTGACCACGGACAGCGACGACGACGTGGCGTGGGTGCAGCGCCATGTCCAGTCGCACGTAGAGCAGGCCAGCGCGCAGGACACGCTGCGCTGGCACGACGCCGGCTGGCCGCTGACGATTCCCATTGCCGTGCTGGTGCTGCTCTGGTTCCGCAAGGGGTGGACGATCCGCTGGGTGGCCATGCTGGCGGTGGCCGTGCTGATGGCTGGCCCGCAGGCCGATGTGCTGGCGCAGGCCAGCCCGCCGGCGCGTGGCTGGCACTTCGTTGATCTGTGGCTGACGCACGACCAGCAAGGCCGGCGCGCCTTTGCCCATGGCGACTACGCGGCGGCGGCTGCCTTGTTCGATGACCCGATGTGGCGCGGCGTGGCGTACTTCCGCGCCGAAAAGTTCGACGATGCGGCCCGGGCCTTCGAGCAGATCGGCACCCCCGACGCGCAGTACAACCTTGGCAACGTGCTGGCCCGCCAGAACAAGTACGCGGAAGCCGCCGCCCGTTATCGGCTGGTGCTGCAGCAGCGGCCCGGCTGGCAGCCGGCGCAGCACAACCTCACGATGATGCTGCAGGCCATCGAACGCCAGAAGCAGGCCGAGAAGCACGACAAGGGTGACGAGGAGCCGCCCGACCTGAAGCCCGACAAGATCGAACTGGACGCCAGCAAGCCGCCCCCGCCGCCCGGTGGCGACAAGATGCAGCAGGGGCTGGTGCAGCAGAACGCCGACATGTGGATGCGCGGCATCCAGACGTCGCCCACGACGCTGCTGGCGCGCAAGTTCGCGTTGCAGTCGCAGGCCCGGCCATGA
- a CDS encoding VWA domain-containing protein: MIAFAYPWLFLLLPLPLLVWWWLPPYRETSASVRLPFFGEVASAAGLQPAAGAHVPRRNLAQHLLAPLAWALVVAALARPQFLEPPVYKSEPVRDLLLALDLSLSMDTADFKTPVGAVEPRVRAVRQVVGDFVAHRPGDRIGLIVFGDAPYPLAPFTLDHALVRTLIDDMVPGMAGASTSMGDAIGLGIKMFDNSHAAEKVLILLTDGNDTASRMPPAQAADIARARGVVVHTVGIGDPAATGEQKVDLQMLQRIASTTGGRYFFGTDQTALASIYATLDRVTPHREKTLSWRPRRELFMWPLGAAVLLVLAYQVAMAAYAFTLARTPMPAGRKEPAA, from the coding sequence ATGATCGCGTTCGCCTATCCCTGGCTGTTCTTGCTGTTGCCACTGCCGCTGCTGGTGTGGTGGTGGCTGCCTCCTTATCGCGAAACCAGCGCCTCGGTGCGGCTGCCGTTCTTTGGCGAAGTGGCCAGTGCCGCCGGGCTGCAGCCGGCCGCTGGTGCCCACGTGCCGCGCCGCAATCTGGCGCAGCACCTGCTGGCCCCGCTGGCCTGGGCGCTGGTGGTGGCGGCACTGGCGCGTCCGCAGTTCCTGGAGCCCCCGGTCTACAAGAGCGAGCCGGTGCGCGACCTGCTGCTGGCGCTCGACCTGTCACTGTCGATGGATACTGCCGACTTCAAGACGCCCGTCGGCGCCGTGGAGCCCCGCGTGCGGGCCGTGCGGCAGGTGGTCGGCGATTTCGTGGCGCACCGGCCCGGCGATCGCATCGGCCTGATCGTGTTCGGCGACGCGCCGTACCCGCTGGCGCCGTTCACGCTCGACCATGCCCTGGTGCGCACGCTGATCGACGACATGGTGCCCGGCATGGCTGGCGCCAGCACGTCGATGGGCGACGCCATCGGCCTGGGCATCAAGATGTTCGACAACAGCCACGCCGCCGAGAAGGTGCTGATCCTGCTGACCGATGGCAACGACACGGCCAGCCGCATGCCGCCCGCGCAGGCGGCCGACATCGCCCGGGCGCGCGGCGTGGTGGTCCACACCGTGGGTATTGGCGACCCTGCCGCCACCGGCGAGCAGAAGGTAGACCTGCAGATGCTGCAGCGCATCGCCAGCACCACGGGCGGGCGCTACTTCTTTGGCACCGACCAGACCGCGCTGGCGTCGATCTATGCCACGCTCGACCGCGTCACGCCGCACCGGGAAAAAACGCTGAGCTGGCGGCCGCGCCGCGAGCTGTTCATGTGGCCGCTCGGCGCGGCCGTGCTGCTGGTGCTGGCCTATCAGGTCGCCATGGCCGCCTACGCCTTCACCCTGGCGCGCACGCCGATGCCGGCCGGACGCAAGGAGCCTGCCGCATGA
- a CDS encoding arylsulfatase has product MTPVPPVASAPDASGVAPASPVVAAPASGTVAQGSRGGKPNILVIFGDDVGLGNVSAFSHGVVGYKTPNIDRIAREGMMMTDYYAENSCTAGRSTFITGQSVFRTGLSKVGLPGAPVGLQDRDITIAQALKPLGYATAQFGKNHLGDQDRFLPTKHGFDEFFGNLYHLNAEEEPERPYWPKDNPDFIKFYNPRGVLHSTADGKIEDTGPLNRKRMETIDDETTGAAVNYIQKQAQAKQPFFVWMNFTRMHLFTHVRPEYRGKAGLGLGHEYADGMWEMDQNVGKLLKVLDDSGITNDTLVIFTTDNGPNFFTWPDAANTPFRSEKDSNWEGAFRVPAMVRWPGRIQPGSVTNGLMSGLDWFPTLLAAAGDGDVKDRLLKGTSLGGKNAKVHLDGYNQLPMLTGQTDKSARNEFYYFNDDAELVAMRYDVLTQGATQPTAWKIVFCEQRQNGSFMVWKEPFTCLRAPKYFNLRMDPYERADTGPTNRYFDLETQNPYLFIEGNRRAINFLQTFVDFPPSQLPASFTIDQASEKIKRQVADQMAKVQQTQQKK; this is encoded by the coding sequence ATGACGCCTGTTCCGCCGGTGGCTTCGGCACCCGACGCCAGCGGTGTCGCGCCGGCATCGCCCGTTGTCGCAGCACCGGCCAGCGGCACGGTGGCGCAGGGCAGCAGAGGCGGCAAGCCGAACATCCTGGTGATCTTTGGCGACGACGTGGGCCTGGGCAACGTCAGCGCGTTCAGCCACGGCGTGGTTGGCTACAAGACGCCGAACATCGACCGCATTGCCCGCGAGGGCATGATGATGACCGACTACTACGCCGAGAACAGCTGCACGGCGGGGCGTTCGACCTTCATCACCGGCCAGTCGGTCTTCCGCACCGGGCTGTCGAAGGTGGGTCTGCCCGGCGCGCCGGTGGGCCTGCAGGACCGCGATATCACGATCGCGCAGGCGCTGAAGCCGCTGGGCTACGCCACGGCGCAATTCGGCAAGAACCATCTGGGCGACCAGGACCGCTTCCTGCCGACCAAGCACGGCTTCGACGAGTTCTTCGGCAACCTGTACCACCTGAACGCCGAAGAGGAACCGGAGCGGCCGTACTGGCCCAAGGACAACCCCGACTTCATCAAGTTCTACAACCCGCGCGGCGTGCTGCACAGCACGGCGGACGGCAAGATCGAGGACACCGGCCCGCTGAACCGCAAGCGCATGGAAACCATCGACGACGAAACCACCGGTGCCGCCGTCAACTACATCCAGAAGCAGGCGCAGGCCAAGCAGCCGTTCTTTGTCTGGATGAACTTCACGCGCATGCACCTGTTCACGCACGTGCGGCCGGAATACCGGGGCAAGGCCGGGCTGGGCCTCGGCCACGAGTACGCCGACGGCATGTGGGAGATGGACCAGAACGTCGGCAAGCTGCTCAAGGTGCTGGATGACTCGGGCATTACCAACGACACGCTGGTGATTTTCACCACCGACAACGGCCCGAACTTCTTCACCTGGCCCGACGCCGCCAACACGCCGTTCCGCAGCGAGAAGGACTCGAACTGGGAAGGCGCGTTCCGGGTACCAGCCATGGTGCGATGGCCGGGCCGGATCCAGCCCGGATCCGTAACGAACGGCCTGATGTCCGGCCTCGACTGGTTCCCGACGCTGCTGGCGGCGGCCGGCGATGGCGACGTCAAGGACCGCCTGCTGAAGGGCACGAGCCTGGGCGGCAAGAACGCCAAGGTCCATCTGGATGGCTACAACCAGTTGCCGATGCTGACTGGCCAGACCGACAAGAGCGCACGGAACGAGTTCTACTACTTCAACGACGACGCCGAACTGGTGGCGATGCGCTACGACGTCCTCACCCAGGGCGCCACACAGCCTACCGCGTGGAAGATCGTGTTCTGCGAACAGCGCCAGAACGGATCGTTCATGGTGTGGAAAGAGCCGTTCACCTGCCTGCGCGCGCCCAAGTACTTCAACCTGCGCATGGACCCGTACGAGCGCGCCGACACCGGCCCGACCAACCGGTACTTCGATCTGGAAACCCAGAACCCGTACCTGTTTATCGAGGGCAACCGCCGGGCGATCAACTTCCTGCAGACCTTCGTCGATTTCCCGCCTAGCCAGTTGCCGGCCAGCTTCACGATCGACCAGGCCAGCGAGAAGATCAAGCGGCAGGTGGCGGACCAGATGGCCAAGGTCCAGCAGACGCAGCAGAAGAAGTGA
- a CDS encoding BatD family protein: MTMRWLAVVLFLVSAAVHAAGPTARVRVLGQQPVVAGQSVQVEVTILAPNYFLSAPAFPALQVPGAVVTMPDERAINSTETVDGASYAGIRKTYVFTPQTGGDFVLPTPEIHFTYSGDDGKPQEGAVTLPATVIHADGQQGTPAQQQAAAPLLPAARLHVGQTFDQPVSGKDAHLRAGDALVRTVAIFAPDAPAMMIEPPSMSAPRGVRQFRADPQLQDGVAASGDEPAGTTGGRRVETVTYVFEGSGHYTLPAVTVAWYDPATGKRAESSAPAVTVEVGHAAPGLGLAPTGAPVRIPGWLDWRAAALLAGAAFALAWIAWRWHAGWRPKWGRTKAGKPRRPPTQPLPPLNP, translated from the coding sequence ATGACGATGCGCTGGCTCGCTGTCGTGCTCTTCCTTGTGTCGGCGGCAGTCCATGCCGCCGGGCCGACGGCGCGGGTGCGAGTGCTGGGCCAGCAGCCCGTGGTGGCGGGGCAGTCGGTACAGGTCGAAGTCACGATCCTGGCGCCGAACTACTTTCTGTCCGCGCCCGCGTTCCCGGCACTGCAGGTGCCCGGGGCCGTGGTGACGATGCCTGACGAGCGCGCCATCAATTCGACCGAGACGGTCGATGGCGCCAGCTATGCGGGTATCCGCAAGACCTATGTGTTCACGCCGCAGACCGGGGGCGACTTCGTGCTGCCGACGCCAGAGATCCACTTTACCTACTCGGGCGACGATGGCAAGCCGCAGGAAGGCGCCGTGACGCTGCCGGCCACCGTGATCCACGCCGACGGACAGCAGGGCACACCCGCGCAGCAACAGGCCGCCGCGCCGCTGCTGCCCGCGGCGCGCCTCCACGTCGGCCAGACGTTCGACCAGCCGGTCAGCGGCAAGGACGCCCACTTGCGGGCCGGTGATGCGCTGGTCCGTACCGTCGCGATCTTCGCGCCAGACGCGCCGGCGATGATGATCGAGCCCCCGTCGATGTCCGCGCCACGCGGCGTGCGGCAGTTCCGGGCCGATCCCCAACTCCAGGATGGCGTGGCAGCCAGCGGCGACGAGCCGGCCGGCACCACGGGCGGGCGGCGCGTGGAGACGGTGACCTATGTGTTCGAAGGCAGCGGTCATTACACGCTGCCGGCGGTAACGGTGGCGTGGTACGACCCGGCCACTGGCAAACGCGCCGAATCGTCGGCGCCGGCCGTCACTGTCGAGGTGGGGCACGCCGCGCCGGGGCTGGGACTGGCGCCCACCGGCGCGCCGGTACGCATCCCCGGCTGGCTCGACTGGCGCGCCGCCGCGCTGCTGGCCGGCGCGGCGTTTGCGCTCGCCTGGATCGCCTGGCGCTGGCATGCCGGCTGGCGGCCGAAATGGGGTCGCACGAAGGCTGGCAAGCCGCGCAGGCCACCGACCCAACCACTGCCTCCGCTGAATCCGTAG
- a CDS encoding HAD family phosphatase, which produces MPFALAGSYRLVRRAVSDVTALAAAAVLLAALGGCASAPGTDASASAQSAGMASAASAATALPSWRDGASKQAIVRFVETVTRPDTPEYVPPAERIAVFDNDGTLWSEQPLYFQFFFLLDQIRAAAPQHPEWKSNPAFKALMANDMAGMMREEKRLLPLIAQANSGMTVDEYDRTIRAWLDTARHPRLNRRYTELVFQPQIELLNYLRANGFKTFIVSGGTIEFMRSWSERVYGIPPEQVVGSTQTVTYEVRNGQPTLVRGPKLEFINDGAGKPVGIYRQIGRRPILAVGNSDGDLQMLQYTMAGTGQRLAVLVHHDDAEREFAYDRKSGIGKLDRALDEAVTRGWTVISMKQDWARIYPNNPAARP; this is translated from the coding sequence ATGCCATTTGCGTTGGCAGGAAGCTATCGGCTTGTTCGCCGGGCGGTGTCCGACGTGACCGCTCTTGCGGCTGCGGCGGTGCTGCTGGCTGCGTTGGGCGGTTGTGCGTCGGCGCCAGGCACCGATGCATCGGCCAGCGCGCAGTCGGCAGGTATGGCTAGTGCGGCCAGCGCGGCGACGGCATTGCCATCCTGGCGCGACGGCGCATCGAAGCAGGCCATCGTCCGCTTTGTGGAGACGGTGACACGCCCCGACACGCCGGAGTACGTGCCGCCAGCCGAGCGGATCGCAGTCTTCGACAACGACGGCACCCTATGGAGCGAACAGCCGCTGTACTTCCAGTTTTTCTTCCTGCTGGACCAGATTCGCGCCGCCGCGCCCCAGCATCCCGAGTGGAAGAGCAATCCGGCCTTCAAGGCGCTCATGGCCAATGACATGGCCGGGATGATGCGCGAAGAAAAGCGCCTGCTGCCGCTGATCGCCCAGGCCAACAGCGGCATGACGGTGGACGAGTACGACCGCACCATCCGCGCGTGGCTGGACACCGCGCGGCATCCCAGGCTCAACCGGCGCTATACCGAGCTGGTGTTCCAGCCGCAAATCGAGCTGCTGAACTACCTGCGGGCCAACGGTTTCAAGACGTTCATCGTGTCGGGCGGCACCATCGAGTTCATGCGCTCGTGGTCCGAGCGCGTCTATGGCATCCCGCCCGAACAGGTGGTGGGGTCCACGCAGACGGTGACCTACGAGGTGCGCAACGGCCAGCCCACGCTGGTGCGCGGGCCCAAGCTCGAATTCATCAACGACGGCGCGGGCAAGCCCGTCGGCATCTATCGGCAGATCGGGCGGCGGCCGATCCTGGCCGTGGGCAATTCAGACGGCGACCTGCAGATGCTGCAGTACACGATGGCCGGCACCGGCCAGCGCCTGGCCGTGCTGGTGCACCACGACGATGCCGAGCGCGAGTTCGCCTACGACCGCAAATCCGGCATCGGCAAGCTGGACCGCGCCCTGGACGAAGCGGTCACGCGCGGCTGGACCGTCATCAGCATGAAGCAGGACTGGGCACGCATCTATCCGAATAATCCGGCTGCCCGGCCTTGA
- a CDS encoding fused MFS/spermidine synthase, whose protein sequence is MKRERVSRRPSASVSAATGTEARARRGLWTAAALLCLSGVAGLVYQVLWIKQLSLVVGVDVHAVTIGVSAFFGGLALGGWAVGRLADRMASPWRLYLWLEVAIAVLAIATTLALARAAAPFAWLELRIGAAAWLLPLVLVALPAIAMGGTLPALMRAIRGEGVTLGGDGGRLYAANTAGAIAGTLLAAFVLIPLLGVTGSALAAAGFNGLAALGAWWCGRALSEPAEAPPTQTASAVKVRASGQRVLALTLYAMAGAIALGYELVWSQAIVQFLSTRAFAFAVMLATYLAGLMIGSLFVAKRVDRAKDPWGVFALLVVGAGLVALVEFAWLGEWLPAAQHLVSQRVLGATGNLLAATCASFAVAALCIVFVPTLLLGAAFPYVVRLSVDPSRTGAGVGAVLALNTLGGIAGSVLAGVWLVPALGVIHTLGVLATASGLVAILAVAFGDGAGRRARFAIPLLAVIALIVAVATPADRLAALLAKTRGGDLVFYEESRGATVAVVEQGKAGQRFHRLYIQGVSNSGDTMTSLRYMRLQALLPLIVHNGTPRASLVIGLGTGITAGAALQYPGLEQRVVAELLPAVVRAVPEFQGNFNVSRSPQVDIRLRDGRRELLQSPQRYDLITLEPPPPSASGVVNLYSREFYRLAAARLQAGGIVAQWLPLPTQNRDDTRSLVRSFLDVFPHATLWTTELHEMLLVGSLAPMTLNVASIAERFAQPQVSAALRAVGVASPAALLATYVTDRAGLDWFAGDAPSVTDDRPRIEYTGWVRRQDFPPVLRELLDLSGDPPLRGASDALYQDIRRERATLHTFYAAGLDAYRGDRAQWERDIGTVMQADPDNPYYSWFTGGRPASPETR, encoded by the coding sequence GTGAAACGCGAACGCGTCTCGCGCCGGCCGTCGGCCTCTGTCTCCGCTGCGACGGGGACGGAGGCCCGGGCGCGCCGCGGCCTCTGGACGGCCGCGGCGTTGTTGTGTCTGTCCGGCGTCGCCGGGCTTGTCTACCAGGTGCTGTGGATCAAGCAGCTGTCGCTGGTGGTGGGCGTGGACGTCCACGCGGTCACCATCGGCGTCAGCGCGTTCTTTGGCGGGCTGGCGCTGGGCGGCTGGGCCGTGGGGCGGCTGGCCGACCGCATGGCTTCCCCCTGGCGGCTCTACCTCTGGCTCGAGGTCGCGATTGCCGTGCTGGCCATCGCGACGACACTGGCATTGGCCCGCGCCGCGGCGCCGTTTGCTTGGCTGGAACTGCGAATCGGCGCGGCGGCATGGCTGTTGCCGCTGGTGCTGGTGGCACTGCCGGCCATCGCCATGGGTGGCACCCTGCCGGCGCTGATGCGCGCGATTCGCGGTGAGGGCGTGACGCTGGGCGGCGATGGCGGACGGCTTTACGCGGCCAATACGGCAGGCGCCATTGCCGGCACGCTGCTGGCGGCCTTCGTACTGATTCCGCTGCTGGGCGTGACCGGCAGCGCGCTGGCGGCGGCTGGATTCAACGGGCTGGCCGCGCTGGGCGCGTGGTGGTGTGGGCGCGCGTTGAGCGAGCCTGCCGAGGCCCCGCCGACACAGACCGCGTCGGCAGTGAAGGTCCGCGCGTCAGGCCAGCGCGTGCTGGCGCTGACGCTGTATGCAATGGCCGGCGCCATCGCGCTTGGCTACGAGTTGGTCTGGTCGCAGGCCATCGTCCAGTTCCTGAGCACGCGGGCCTTTGCGTTTGCCGTGATGCTGGCCACGTACCTGGCCGGGCTGATGATCGGCAGTCTCTTCGTGGCCAAACGTGTGGATCGTGCCAAAGACCCGTGGGGCGTGTTCGCGCTGCTGGTGGTCGGCGCGGGGCTGGTGGCGCTGGTCGAGTTCGCCTGGCTGGGCGAATGGCTGCCGGCCGCGCAGCACCTGGTGTCGCAGCGCGTGCTGGGCGCCACGGGCAACCTGCTGGCGGCCACCTGCGCCAGCTTCGCGGTGGCCGCGCTGTGCATCGTATTTGTTCCGACGCTGCTGCTTGGGGCGGCCTTTCCGTATGTCGTGCGTCTGTCGGTCGATCCTTCGCGTACCGGCGCGGGCGTGGGCGCGGTACTGGCGCTGAACACGCTCGGCGGCATTGCCGGCTCGGTGCTGGCCGGCGTCTGGCTGGTGCCGGCGCTGGGCGTGATCCATACGCTTGGCGTGCTGGCCACGGCCAGCGGGCTGGTGGCGATCCTGGCGGTGGCGTTTGGCGATGGCGCGGGGCGTCGCGCCCGCTTCGCCATCCCGCTGCTGGCCGTCATCGCGCTGATCGTGGCTGTGGCCACGCCCGCCGACAGACTGGCGGCGCTGCTGGCCAAGACGCGCGGCGGCGACCTGGTGTTCTACGAGGAAAGCCGGGGCGCCACCGTGGCCGTGGTGGAGCAGGGCAAGGCCGGGCAGCGCTTTCACAGGCTCTATATCCAGGGCGTGTCGAACTCTGGCGACACCATGACGTCGCTGCGGTACATGCGGCTGCAGGCGTTGCTGCCGCTGATCGTCCATAACGGCACGCCGCGTGCGTCGCTGGTGATCGGCCTGGGCACGGGCATCACGGCGGGCGCCGCGCTGCAATACCCGGGACTGGAGCAGCGCGTGGTGGCCGAACTACTGCCTGCCGTGGTGCGCGCGGTGCCCGAGTTCCAGGGCAATTTCAACGTCAGCCGCAGCCCGCAGGTCGATATCCGCCTGCGCGATGGGCGCCGTGAACTGCTGCAGAGCCCGCAACGCTACGACCTGATCACGCTGGAGCCGCCACCACCTTCGGCCAGTGGCGTGGTCAACCTGTACTCGCGCGAGTTCTACCGGCTGGCGGCCGCGCGGCTGCAGGCCGGGGGCATCGTGGCGCAATGGCTGCCGCTGCCGACGCAGAACCGCGACGATACCCGGTCGCTGGTGCGCAGCTTCCTGGACGTGTTTCCCCATGCCACGCTGTGGACGACCGAATTGCACGAAATGCTGCTGGTAGGCTCATTGGCCCCCATGACGCTGAACGTGGCCAGTATCGCCGAGCGCTTTGCCCAGCCGCAGGTGTCGGCGGCGCTGCGCGCGGTGGGAGTTGCCTCACCGGCGGCGCTGCTGGCCACCTACGTCACCGATCGCGCTGGCCTGGACTGGTTTGCGGGCGATGCCCCGTCCGTGACCGACGACCGGCCGCGCATCGAATACACCGGCTGGGTGCGGCGGCAGGACTTTCCGCCCGTGCTGCGCGAACTGCTCGACCTGAGCGGCGATCCGCCGTTGCGCGGCGCCAGCGATGCGCTGTACCAGGACATCCGCCGCGAGCGCGCCACGCTGCATACGTTCTACGCGGCCGGGCTGGACGCCTATCGCGGCGACCGCGCGCAGTGGGAGCGCGATATCGGCACGGTCATGCAGGCCGACCCGGACAACCCCTACTACAGCTGGTTTACGGGCGGACGCCCGGCTAGCCCGGAGACGCGATGA
- a CDS encoding formylglycine-generating enzyme family protein, translating to MGQKQRVGTMATAAPAWRQRVWLAALALGMVVAGAGATWWYHARDARTDTPAIRPGDGVSGPRGMVHVPGGDFLMGSDHKMAQANERPAHKVHVKGFWMDQHHVTNADFRKFVQATGYLTTAERTPDWETMKVQLPPGTPRPPDAAMVAGAMVFVGTNSPVPLREYWRWWRFVPGADWKHPNGPGSNIDGKDNHPVVQVSYEDVQAYARWVGKRLPTEAEWEFAARGGLEQSTYAWGDQFAPDGRQMANVWQGQQVQPFPVVSAKAGGAAGTSPVGTFPANGYGLYDMTGNAWQWVADWYRADQFRREARVTTAVLQNPAGPSDSWDPTEPGVPVSAPKRVTRGGSFLCNEDFCLSYRPSARRGTDPYTSMSHLGFRLVMDDGTWAESRRQPALAAR from the coding sequence ATGGGACAGAAGCAGCGGGTCGGGACGATGGCCACCGCCGCGCCGGCATGGCGCCAGCGCGTATGGCTGGCGGCGCTTGCACTGGGCATGGTCGTGGCCGGTGCAGGTGCGACGTGGTGGTATCACGCAAGGGACGCCCGAACCGACACCCCGGCCATCCGCCCTGGCGATGGCGTCAGCGGCCCGCGCGGCATGGTCCACGTACCGGGTGGGGATTTCCTGATGGGAAGCGACCACAAGATGGCGCAGGCCAATGAGCGGCCCGCGCACAAGGTCCACGTCAAGGGTTTCTGGATGGACCAGCATCACGTCACCAATGCCGACTTCCGCAAGTTCGTGCAGGCCACGGGCTATCTGACCACGGCAGAGCGCACGCCCGACTGGGAAACCATGAAGGTGCAGCTGCCGCCGGGCACGCCGCGCCCGCCCGACGCCGCGATGGTCGCCGGCGCCATGGTCTTTGTCGGCACCAACAGCCCGGTGCCGCTGCGCGAATACTGGCGCTGGTGGCGCTTTGTACCGGGCGCCGACTGGAAGCACCCGAACGGCCCCGGCAGCAATATCGACGGCAAGGACAACCACCCCGTGGTGCAGGTGTCCTACGAGGACGTGCAGGCCTACGCGCGATGGGTGGGCAAGCGCCTGCCGACCGAAGCCGAATGGGAATTCGCGGCGCGTGGCGGGCTGGAGCAGTCCACCTACGCCTGGGGCGACCAGTTTGCGCCCGATGGCCGGCAGATGGCCAACGTCTGGCAGGGCCAGCAGGTGCAGCCATTTCCGGTCGTCAGCGCCAAGGCCGGCGGCGCGGCGGGCACGAGCCCGGTCGGCACCTTTCCGGCCAATGGCTATGGCCTCTACGACATGACCGGCAACGCGTGGCAATGGGTAGCCGACTGGTACCGGGCCGACCAGTTCCGGCGCGAAGCCCGCGTGACCACGGCCGTCTTGCAGAACCCGGCCGGACCGTCCGATTCGTGGGACCCGACCGAACCGGGCGTGCCGGTATCCGCGCCCAAGCGCGTCACGCGCGGCGGCTCGTTCCTGTGCAACGAGGACTTCTGCCTCAGCTATCGGCCCAGCGCCCGGCGCGGTACCGACCCGTACACCAGCATGTCGCACCTGGGGTTCCGGCTGGTGATGGACGACGGCACCTGGGCCGAATCTCGCCGGCAGCCCGCGCTGGCGGCACGGTAG